A window from Dysidea avara chromosome 2, odDysAvar1.4, whole genome shotgun sequence encodes these proteins:
- the LOC136247599 gene encoding L-amino-acid oxidase-like has translation MATTDRKEDETIKVIDWVTGSLGSYPLPEMTIASSVKFFNPADIDLDKVRVQQSDLLKPLLMDIAQFGLNYAYKKMLKPDDDHNRDKFTSTKNPKKVIIVGAGMAGLSAGYELSKVGHDVEILETQTRLGGRVKTFGEKEGFAKHCYADGGAMRLPDKVHSKEKMHFLTDYYITTEFGLKTLPFNNADDHAWLKFYNDKKIQISDWKKDKEANFNQYWPGWDKRIRDTGAKSKYNITDIECYYSLTTNIVENQLKKRLIAAGGNNGKEATVWELWIKNWSKFSLESFLQNTRDGVLQLLDKDHQLSAEESEKLDELIPWPDEATEAYRVFTYTPELGLSLVQLLRDELGEWWSNNMHRIDGGTSMLPEAFAKKKKLDDWKEMKSVHIQNKITFNVTVNEVIYEARDKGDPSTWKVTVKGYYTTSRRPFEVDGDAIIITVPLYIIRNIKFVAKENTAPPVQLTKIYKAIENISVEPSTKIMLQCKTRFWEKEGIKGGFTKTNMPIGQIHYPTQVAHPKSDRGILMCYTWKGEALAFAALPPYIAIQEAVRQLEEIHPEMKEQFEVGAVQAWSNEPSAQGAFVLLKPYQYKNVRTLMVQPCLNMYFAGDGISFAAGWIQGALESGLRAAYQFYYTNETNKPITNEDYAI, from the exons ATGGCAACAACTGATCGGAAAGAGGATGAAACTATTAAAGTAATTGACTGGGTTACTGGAAGCTTGGGTAGCTACCCATTGCCTGAAATGACCATCGCATCAAGTGTTAAGTTTTTTAATCCAGCTGATATAGACCTTGACAAAGTTAGAgttcaacaaagtgatttgctGAAGCCACTGTTAATGGATATTGCTCAATTTGGTCTCAACTATGCTTACAAGAAAATGCTCAAGCCAGATGATGATCACAATAGGGACAAATTCACATCAACTAAAAATCCAAAAAAAGTCATCATTGTTGGGGCTGGGATGGCAGGCCTGTCAGCCGGTTATGAGTTATCTAAAGTTGGCCATGATGTTGAGATCTTAGAAACACAGACTAGATTGGGTGGACGAGTGAAAACATTTGGAGAAAAAGAGGGCTTTGCAAAGCATTGCTATGCTGatg GTGGAGCGATGCGGCTACCTGATAAAGTACATAGTAAAGAAAAGATGCACTTTCTTACTGACTACTATATCACAACTGAATTCGGCTTGAAGACACTACCCTTCAACAATGCAGATGACCATGCCTGGTTGAAGTTCTATAATGACAAGAAAATTCAGATATCAG ATTGGAAAAAAGATAAAGAGGCAAACTTTAATCAGTACTGGCCAGGATGGGATAAAAGGATCCGTGACACAGGAGCAAAGTCAAAATACAACATTACGGACATAG AATGTTACTACTCTTTGACAACCAACATTGTGGAGAACCAACTCAAGAAAAGACTGATAGCAGCTGGAGGTAATAATGGGAAAGAAGCAACTGTATGGGAGCTGTGGATTAAGAACTGGAGTAAATTTTCTTTGGAAAGCTTTTTACAAAATACACGGGATGGTGTCTTACAGCTACTTGATAAAGATCACCAACTATCTGCTGAAGAATCGGAAAAATTAGATGAGCTTATTCCATGGCCAGATGAGGCAACAGAGGCTTACAGGGTGTTTACTTACACTCCAGAGCTTGGCCTAAGTCTTGTGCAGCTTCTTCGTGATGAACTGGGAGAATGGTGGTCAAATAACATGCATCGAATTGATGGTGGCACTTCTATGCTACCAGAAGCTTTTGCCAAAAAGAAAAAACTGGATGACTGGAAGGAAATGAAATCAGTTCACATACAGAATAAGATTACCTTTAATGTGACGGTTAATGAAGTCATATACGAAGCAAGGGATAAAGGTGACCCTTCTACTTGGAAGGTTACAGTGAAAGGCTATTACACAACCTCTAGAAGGCCATTTGAAGTGGATGGAGATGCTATTATCATAACTGTTCCCTTGTACATCATTCGGAACATTAAATTTGTAGCCAAAGAGAACACCGCTCCCCCTGTGCAGTTGACCAAAATTTATAAGGCAATTGAAAACATATCAGTAGAGCCATCTACAAAGATAATGCTTCAATGTAAAACCAGATTTTGGGAGAAGGAAGGAATCAAAGGTGGATTTACTAAAACCAACATGCCTATTGGCCAAATTCATTACCCAACACAAGTTGCTCATCCCAAAAGTGATCGAGGAATCCTTATGTGTTATACATGGAAAGGAGAAGCCCTTGCATTTGCTGCACTTCCACCATACATTGCAATCCAAGAAGCAGTCCGTCAATTGGAAGAAATTCATCCAGAAATGAAAGAACAGTTTGAGGTTGGGGCAGTACAAGCATGGAGTAATGAGCCTTCTGCGCAAGGAGCATTTGTGCTGCTTAAACCTTACCAGTACAAAAATGTCCGAACTCTTATGGTACAACCATGCTTGAACATGTACTTTGCAGGAGATGGAATTTCTTTTGCTGCTGGATGGATACAAGGTGCACTTGAATCTGGGTTACGAGCTGCTTATCAGTTTTATTACACCAATGAAACCAATAAGCCTATAACGAATGAGGACTATGCCATATGA
- the LOC136248219 gene encoding zinc finger BED domain-containing protein 5-like: MSGTCISLDTSSSEASDDETLSLHSDGECDGLSPGPSKRRKATAGAAVYKTRFKNEWTKTWPFICGVPGNIYKFRCTICSRDISCSHMGKADVERHIGKEMHNANVKSAHSQRKLQFVPVSDPITDKVTRAEVKVATMLAQHNIPIALSDELTPLFRDIFPDSEIAKRYASRQTKTACLINRAIAPFFCQKLVTTMKTTPFSVAIDGSSDTGKEKMNPLTIRTYDDSRGIVHTQFLDMCMSSDATAEGIFSKMQEALDKHEISWNNCVGISLDNTSVNMGCHNSIRTRVVGANPAAYILGCPCHIVHNIASKANEAFEQVSHFNVEEMVVDLFYLFDKSTKRKANLDRYCSFCDTNYREIVKHVSTRWLSLGRAVDRALQQYEALKSYFGSQSMN, from the exons ATGTCTGGGACTTGTATTAGCCTGGACACTTCATCTTCTGAAGCTTCGGATGATGAAACTTTAAGCCTCCATAGTGATGGTGAATGTGATGGGTTAAGCCCTGGCCCATCAAAGCGACGGAAAGCAACTGCTGGAGCAGCTGTTTACAAGACAAGGTTTAAAAATGAGTGGACCAAGACATGGCCGTTTATTTGTGGAGTCCCAGGGAATATATACAAATTTCGCTGTACCATTTGTTCAAGGGACATCAGTTGTAGCCACATGGGAAAAGCTGATGTAGAAAGACACATTGGCAAGGAGATGCACAATGCAAATGTAAAATCTGCACATTCTCAAAGAAAGCTACAGTTTGTTCCAGTGTCTGATCCGATAACTGATAAG GTTACTCGTGCAGAAGTGAAGGTAGCAACAATGTTGGCTCAACATAACATACCAATTGCTCTTTCTGATGAACTAACCCCCCTTTTTCGTGACATTTTCCCAGACAGTGAAATAGCTAAACGGTATGCTTCTCGACAAACAAAAACTGCTTGTTTGATTAACAGAGCAATTGCACCCTTCTTCTGTCAAAAGCTAGTTACTACAATGAAAACAACTCCATTTTCAGTAGCTATTGATGGCTCCAGTGACACAGGCAAGGAGAAAATGAACCCCCTTACCATCAGAACGTATGACGATAGCCGTGGGATTGTACATACACAATTTTTAGACATGTGTATGTCATCAGATGCAACTGCTGAAGGCATATTTTCTAAAATGCAAGAGGCTCTTGACAAGCATGAAATATCATGGAACAACTGTGTTGGCATTAGTTTAGATAATACCTCAGTTAATATGGGGTGCCACAACTCTATTAGAACTAGAGTTGTGGGAGCAAATCCAGCTGCATATATTTTAGGCTGTCCTTGCCACATAGTGCACAACATTGCAAGCAAAGCCAATGAGGCATTTGAACAG GTGTCACACTTTAATGTTGAAGAGATGGTTGTCGACCTATTTTATTTGTTTGACAAAAGTACAAAGCGGAAAGCCAACCTTGACAGATACTGCAGTTTCTGTGATACCAACTATCGGGAGATTGTCAAGCATGTCAGTACTAGGTGGCTCAGTTTGGGTAGGGCTGTAGATCGTGCACTGCAGCAGTATGAGGCACTGAAAAGTTACTTTGGATCTCAAAGTatgaattaa
- the LOC136248220 gene encoding ryncolin-2-like has translation MVSLLLVGATEHCKIEEFKKLVTTCSPDMIIVSSCCDLTSYPRSISPSGIYQIEANCSHACGEDPFSTSHIYCEMDTNGGGWTVIQQNKVKWEMRVDYETRSNMCGHIHYDSFSVGNASEKYPLMIGGYSGTGTDYFSSKNNQKFKTRDNDNLNKCAVYYGAGWWYSESSCPGNVHFNTRTLYFTAQDYLESVEMKMRPYDCTFQYRTEAQVIEQ, from the exons ATGGTGTCACTATTACTAGTTGGTGCAACTGAGCATTGCAAAATTGAGGAGTTTAAAAAACTAGTGACTACTTGTAGCCCAGACATGATTATTGTCAGCAGCTGCTGTGATCTCACAAGCTATCCACGGTCGATATCACCTTCTGGGATTTACCAGATTGAGGCTAACTGTAGTCATGCTTGTGGTGAAGATCCTTTTTCTACTTCACACATTTACTGTGAAATGGACACCAATGGTGGAGGATGGACAGTCATACAGCAAAATAAGGTGAAA TGGGAGATGAGAGTAGATTACGAAACAAGGTCAAACATGTGTGGCCACATCCACTATGACAGCTTCAGTGTGGGCAATGCTAGTGAAAAATATCCTCTAATGATCGGAGGCTATTCTGGGACTGGAACTGACTACTTCTCCTCTAAAAATAATCAAAAGTTCAAAACTAGGGATAACGATAACCTGAATAAATGTGCTGTCTATTATGGTGCTGGTTGGTGGTATAGTGAGAGCAGCTGTCCAGGTAATGTTCACTTTAACACGAGAACACTATATTTTACTGCACAAGACTATTTGGAATCTGTCGAGATGAAGATGCGCCCTTATGATTGCACCTTTCAGTATAGGACTGAAGCACAAGTCATTGAACAATAA